The genomic window TTCCGCGACCACGTCGGCGAGCAGTTCCACGCGCTGCTGGCCAGCCACCTCGACCAGCTCACCGCCGGCCTCGCGCTCGACGCGCAGGGCCGGCCGCAGCTGACGACGGCGCCGGCCGACCCGCGCCTCGCCCGCCCCTACGCCGGCCTCTACTGGCAGGTCGACCGCATCGGCGGCGAGCGCGGCGCGCTGCGCTCGCGCTCGCTGTGGGATGCCGTGCTCGCGGTACCGGCCGACGCGCTGGCCGACGGCGAGATCCACCGCCACCGCGTGACCGGACCGGACGGTGCGACGCTCGGCCTGGTCGAGCGCAGCGTGCGCATCGCCGACGCCGACGGCGGCGGCGAATCGGCCTGGCGGCTGCTCGTCGCCGCCGACGAGCAGCTGCTGCAGGAACCGCTGTCGCGCTTCGCCGGCGCGCTCTGGCTGGCGCTCGGCATCCTCGGGCTGGGGCTGGCACTGGCGGTGGTGGTGCAGGTCGGCGTCGGCTTGGCGCCGCTGCGCGCGCTGCGCCGCGCACTGGCGCGCATCGGCAGCGGCGAGGCGCGGCGGCTGGAAGGCGATTACCCGGCGGAAGTGATGCCGCTGGTCGACGAGTTCAACGGCGTGCTGGCGCACAACGCCGAGGTCGTCGAGCGCGCGCGCACGCAGGCGGGCAACCTCGCGCACGCGCTGAAGACGCCGCTCGCCGTGCTCGCCAACGCCGCCGACGGCCGCGACGACGAGCTGGCCCGGCTGGTCGCGGAGCAGGTCGGCAACGCGCGCCGGCAGGTCGACTACCACCTCGCCCGCGCGCAGGCCGCGGCCAGCCGCCTGCCCGGCGCACGCACGCCGCTGGCGCCGGCGGTCGACGGCCTGGTGCGCGCGCTGCGGCGGCTGCACGCCGCGCGCGGCGTCGAGCTCGCCGTCGCGCCGCTGCCGGCGGCGCTGGCGTTTCGCGGCGACGCGCAGGACCTGCAGGAGATGCTCGGCAACCTGCTCGACAACGCCTGCAAGTGGGCGGTGCAGCGGGTCGTGCTGGCCGCGGAGCGCGACGGCCGGCAACTGGTCGTCACCATCGACGACGACGGCCAGGGGTTGCCGCCCGAACGTCGGCAGGAAGTGCTGCGGCGCGGCGTGCGCGCCGACGAGGCGGTGCCGGGCAGCGGGCTGGGGCTCGCCATCGTCGCCGACCTCGCCCGGCTCTACGGCGGCGAGATCGCGCTCGCGGAGTCGCCGCTGGGCGGCCTGCGCGCGCGGCTGACGCTGCCGGCGGCCGACTGATCCGGCCCGCTCAGTGCGAGCGCTCGCGCAGCGCCCGCCAGAGGATGCCGCCGATCAGCGCGGCGGCGACCACCAGGCTGAGCAGCGAGGCCAGCCAGAAGCCCTCGACGCCCATCGGCTGCGGCCATTTGAAGGCCAGCCACCAGCCGCCGAAGAGGCCGACCCCCCAAAAGGCGACGGTGTGCACCAGCATCGGCGCGAAGGTGATCTTGTAGCCGCGCAGCGCGTAGGCGGCGATCGTCTGCACCGCGTCGAAGAACTGGTAGAGCGCGATGTAGCCGATCAGCGACAGCGCCACCGCACGCACCGCCGGATCGCTGCTGTAGGCGAAGACCAGCGGCTCGGCGGCCAGCCAGAGGACGACGCCGAGCCCCGTCGACAGGCCGCCGGCGAGCAGCAGGCCGGCGCCGATCGCGGCACGCGAGCGCGGCCAGTCCTTGGCGCCGGCGGCCTGCCCGACCTGCGCCAGCGTGGCGATGGCCAGCGCCAGCGGCAGCATGTAGCAGAGCGCAGCGAGGTTGGCGACGATGCGGTGGCCGGCGACCGCGGTCGCCCCGAGCTGCGCGACGAACAGCGCGATCAGCGTGAACGACGTGATCTCGACGAAGTTGGAGAAGCCCATCGGCAACCCGAGGCGCAGCAGTTCGCGCAGCGTCGCCCGGCGCGGCGCCTGCCAGTCGGCGAACGGCCGGAAGCGCGCGAGCCCCGGCGAGCGTGCCACCCACAGCGCGGCGAGCGCGCAGCCGACCCAGTTCACCAGCAGGTTGGAGAGGCCGCAGCCGAGCGCGCCGAGCGGCTCGCCGAAGACGCCGGTGACCAGCGTCCACGCCAACGCGCCGTGCAGCAGCGTGTTGCCGAGGCTGATGATCATCAGCGGCCGCGGCTGCCGCAGCGCGTTGCAGAAGGAGTAGAAGGTCCGGTAGAGCAGCGCCGCCGGCATGCCGAAGGCTAGGATGCGCAGGTAGGCGCGCAGCTTCTCCTCGACCGCCGGCTCGATCGTCGACAAGGCCAGGATCGGATCGGGGAACCACAGCAGCAGCATCCCCGGCGCGGCGAGCGCGAGCGCCAGCCACACCGTCTGCTGCAGCGCCCCGGCGACCTCGCCCTCGCGCCCGGCACCGACGTGGTGGGCCACGGTCGGCGCCACCGCCTGCAGGATGCCGACCAGCGCGAACACCACGGCGATGTAGATACCGCCGCCGACCGCCACCGCAGCGAGGTCGACGGTGCCGTAGTGGCCGAGCAGCACGGTGTCGATCACCATCATGCCCATCGACGCGAGCTGGGCGATCAGGATCGGCCAGGCGTGGGCGACGATGTTCGCCGACTGTTTCTTCAGCATCGTCCGGCCTTCCGCCGGCATTCGCCGGCTTGCGCAAAATATCCAACATGGATAATCTCTACCCCCACCGCGGCCACTCGCCGCTGCAGAGCGAGCCGCCATTCACCAAGGGAGAGCCGCCGGCCGTGGACACCACCTGCCCCTACGCGCTGCTGGGCATCGCAAGCGACGCCAGCACGGCAGAGATCACCGCCGCCTATGCCCGCGCGCTGGGCCGCATCAGGGAGCGGCTGGCCGCCGGCAATCCGCTGCCGCCGGAACACCTCGACGCCGTCCGCACTGCGCACCGGACGCTCACGGAACCGGGCGCGCGTAACGCCTACGACCGGGCACTGGCCGGCCGCCTGGCGGCGAAAGCGCCGCCAGCCGCGGCCGCAAACGCCGCCGGGCATGCGGCAGGCGGCGAGGCGGCGGTCGAATTCAGCGGACAGGGCCACGAATACCTGCGCATCTGGCTGGTCAGCGTGGCGCTGACGGTGCTGACGCTGGGCATCTATTCCGCCTGGGCGAAGGTTCGCCGCGAGAAGTATTTTCACCGCAACTTCATTGTCGATGGCGCGTCGTTCGACTACCACGGAAATCCTCGGGCCATCCTGCTCGGACGGATGGTGCTGGTGGTGTTGGTCGGGCTGGCGAGCTTCGCGGAGCATCTCGGCAAGACCGCCAACATCCTCGCCTCGCTCGCCAGCATGTTCGTGTTTCCTTGGCTGCTGGTGCGCTCGCTGCAATTCCGCGCGCGCAACACGAGCTACCGCGGCATGCGCTTCTGCTTTTCCGGTACCTACCGGCAGGCCCTCGCGCTGTACCTGCTGCACGGCGGCCTGACCGTGCTCACGCTCGGCCTGTACTTCCCCGCCTTCCTGCGCCGGCAGAAGGCGTTCGCCGTCGACCACCTCGCTTTCGGCGACGCCCGCTGCCGCTTCGCCGCCGGCACCGCGGCATTCTACCGTGGCCTCGCGCTACCGATGACGCTGTGGATCGTTGTCGGCCTCGGCACGGTTGCGCTTTTCGCCGCGACCGCCGCCGGTATCGGCAAGGGCGGCGTCGGCCTGATGACGATGCTGTTCGGACCGCTGCTTGTCGCGGGGCTGGCGCTGGTGGTTAACCTGGTGGTCGTTCCCTATGCGCGCGTGGTCGGCACCAACCTGCTGTGGAACGGCGCGCAGCTGGGCGACGTCCGTTTCCGCTGCACACAGCGCGTCCGCACCTACCTCGGGCTCACGCTCGGCAACTGGCTGCTGACGCTGCTCACGCTCGGCTTCTTCTGGCCGCTCGCGCAGATCCGGATGGCGCGCTACCGCGCACGCAACCTCGTCGTCCTCAACCCGGCTGCGCTCGACGGGATCACCGGCCGCGCACAGGCGTCGCCCAACGCGCTGGGCGACGCGGCGACCGATGCTTTCGACCTGGACATCGCGCTCTAGATGCTGGCTGCGACCTACTATGATGGATCTAGCACCCGCCGGCACCCGGTCGGGCTAGAGGTACGCGACGGCCACCTGCTGATCGACGGCAACGGCGTACAGCGCCGCATCCCCGTCGGCGAGGTCGATTTCGGCGAAGCGGTTGAGGGCGCACCGCGCAGTATCAGTCTCCCCGGCGGCGGCTGCTGCGAGGTGCACGACAACGCTGCGCTGTCACACCTCCTCGCCACCGCCGGCATTGGCGAATCACTGGTCGTACGCATCCAGCGCCGTTGGCACTGGGCGCTCGGCGCTTTCATTGTCGTCGTCGCCAGCGCTGCGGCCGCTTATCTATGGGGATTGCCCGCGCTCGCCCAGCAGCTCGCACCGCACGTCCCGCCGCTTGTCGCGCGCACCTTGTCCGACGCCGCACTCGCCCAGCTCGACCGGGGCGTCCTGCGACCCAGCCGCCTGCCGCCCGCCCGCCAGGAGGAAATCCGCCGGCAGGCCGCCGCCCTGCTTACGCCGCAACAGACGCCGCCGTGGCGGCTGCATTTCCGCCAGGCGCCCCGGCTCGGCCCGAACGCGCTGGCGCTACCCGGTGGTGACATCATCATTCTCGACCAGCTGGTCGAGCTGCTCGGCGACGAACGACAGATCCAGGCAGTCGTCGCCCACGAGGTTGGACATCTCGCGCACCACCACGCAATGCGCCGGCTGATCCAGGACGCGACCCTGTCGCTTGTCCTCGCCGCCTGGTTCGGCGACGTCTCGTCGGCCGCGGTCGCGACCAGCGGCAAGCTGCTGCAGTCCGGCTACTCCCGCGAGGCCGAGATCGAAGCGGATGCCTACGCCGCGTCGCGGATGGCGCTGCGCTACGGCACCGTCGAGCCGATCGTCGAGGTGCTGAAGAAGCTCGACAAACATGCCCCCGCTCCCGGCAACAGCCTGTTCGCCTCGCACCCGGATGCCGCGACGCGCATCGCCGCCGTTCGCCGCCTTCAGCAATGAACCCGATCACGAAC from Azospira restricta includes these protein-coding regions:
- a CDS encoding MATE family efflux transporter is translated as MLKKQSANIVAHAWPILIAQLASMGMMVIDTVLLGHYGTVDLAAVAVGGGIYIAVVFALVGILQAVAPTVAHHVGAGREGEVAGALQQTVWLALALAAPGMLLLWFPDPILALSTIEPAVEEKLRAYLRILAFGMPAALLYRTFYSFCNALRQPRPLMIISLGNTLLHGALAWTLVTGVFGEPLGALGCGLSNLLVNWVGCALAALWVARSPGLARFRPFADWQAPRRATLRELLRLGLPMGFSNFVEITSFTLIALFVAQLGATAVAGHRIVANLAALCYMLPLALAIATLAQVGQAAGAKDWPRSRAAIGAGLLLAGGLSTGLGVVLWLAAEPLVFAYSSDPAVRAVALSLIGYIALYQFFDAVQTIAAYALRGYKITFAPMLVHTVAFWGVGLFGGWWLAFKWPQPMGVEGFWLASLLSLVVAAALIGGILWRALRERSH
- a CDS encoding ATP-binding protein; its protein translation is MNAPAPPSPAAPRARGSLRLRLLAGTLVWVVLSIAAAGWSLSQLFRDHVGEQFHALLASHLDQLTAGLALDAQGRPQLTTAPADPRLARPYAGLYWQVDRIGGERGALRSRSLWDAVLAVPADALADGEIHRHRVTGPDGATLGLVERSVRIADADGGGESAWRLLVAADEQLLQEPLSRFAGALWLALGILGLGLALAVVVQVGVGLAPLRALRRALARIGSGEARRLEGDYPAEVMPLVDEFNGVLAHNAEVVERARTQAGNLAHALKTPLAVLANAADGRDDELARLVAEQVGNARRQVDYHLARAQAAASRLPGARTPLAPAVDGLVRALRRLHAARGVELAVAPLPAALAFRGDAQDLQEMLGNLLDNACKWAVQRVVLAAERDGRQLVVTIDDDGQGLPPERRQEVLRRGVRADEAVPGSGLGLAIVADLARLYGGEIALAESPLGGLRARLTLPAAD
- a CDS encoding DUF898 family protein, translated to MDNLYPHRGHSPLQSEPPFTKGEPPAVDTTCPYALLGIASDASTAEITAAYARALGRIRERLAAGNPLPPEHLDAVRTAHRTLTEPGARNAYDRALAGRLAAKAPPAAAANAAGHAAGGEAAVEFSGQGHEYLRIWLVSVALTVLTLGIYSAWAKVRREKYFHRNFIVDGASFDYHGNPRAILLGRMVLVVLVGLASFAEHLGKTANILASLASMFVFPWLLVRSLQFRARNTSYRGMRFCFSGTYRQALALYLLHGGLTVLTLGLYFPAFLRRQKAFAVDHLAFGDARCRFAAGTAAFYRGLALPMTLWIVVGLGTVALFAATAAGIGKGGVGLMTMLFGPLLVAGLALVVNLVVVPYARVVGTNLLWNGAQLGDVRFRCTQRVRTYLGLTLGNWLLTLLTLGFFWPLAQIRMARYRARNLVVLNPAALDGITGRAQASPNALGDAATDAFDLDIAL
- a CDS encoding M48 family metallopeptidase, giving the protein MLAATYYDGSSTRRHPVGLEVRDGHLLIDGNGVQRRIPVGEVDFGEAVEGAPRSISLPGGGCCEVHDNAALSHLLATAGIGESLVVRIQRRWHWALGAFIVVVASAAAAYLWGLPALAQQLAPHVPPLVARTLSDAALAQLDRGVLRPSRLPPARQEEIRRQAAALLTPQQTPPWRLHFRQAPRLGPNALALPGGDIIILDQLVELLGDERQIQAVVAHEVGHLAHHHAMRRLIQDATLSLVLAAWFGDVSSAAVATSGKLLQSGYSREAEIEADAYAASRMALRYGTVEPIVEVLKKLDKHAPAPGNSLFASHPDAATRIAAVRRLQQ